One genomic segment of Alkalimarinus alittae includes these proteins:
- a CDS encoding prephenate dehydratase: MIVYQGVEGAYSHLACQHVFPQREASACDTFLEAMQAVEQGRANLAMIPVENSTAGRVEEIYRLIPKMSLHIVGEHYEPVNHCLLGLPNASLETIRTVGSHPQALAQCNNHIAQLKLTELAKLDTAGAAREVSQSNDLSKAAIASSLAAELYGLKILKENFQDEQGNTTRFIILSHTEQLPKFDPQKAYITSLIFRVRNIPASLYKALGGFATNGVNLVKLESYMPGGRLNASQFHADIEGHLSMRSMALAIEELNFFAEEVRVLGTYEANAFRTTANFHE; the protein is encoded by the coding sequence TTGATCGTTTATCAAGGCGTAGAAGGTGCCTATTCTCACCTAGCCTGTCAGCATGTATTCCCTCAACGAGAGGCTTCAGCTTGCGATACTTTTTTAGAGGCTATGCAAGCGGTTGAACAGGGTCGCGCTAACCTTGCGATGATACCTGTCGAAAACTCTACTGCCGGACGAGTCGAAGAGATTTATCGACTGATTCCCAAGATGAGTTTACACATCGTTGGTGAACATTATGAGCCAGTGAACCACTGCTTACTCGGGTTACCAAACGCCTCGCTAGAGACGATTCGAACGGTTGGCTCTCACCCACAAGCACTCGCTCAATGTAATAACCATATCGCCCAGTTGAAGTTAACCGAACTGGCCAAACTCGATACCGCAGGCGCGGCCCGAGAAGTCAGCCAGAGTAATGATCTAAGCAAAGCGGCTATCGCATCCTCTTTAGCCGCAGAACTCTACGGGTTAAAAATACTGAAAGAAAACTTTCAAGACGAACAAGGCAATACCACTCGATTTATTATTTTATCTCATACCGAGCAACTACCTAAGTTTGACCCCCAAAAAGCTTATATTACATCGCTTATTTTTCGCGTTCGAAATATCCCCGCATCGCTATATAAAGCGTTAGGCGGGTTTGCCACTAATGGTGTTAACTTGGTCAAGCTTGAGAGCTATATGCCTGGCGGTCGTTTAAACGCAAGTCAGTTTCATGCTGATATCGAGGGGCACTTAAGTATGCGGTCTATGGCGCTCGCTATTGAGGAATTAAACTTTTTTGCTGAAGAAGTTCGAGTATTAGGGACTTATGAAGCAAACGCATTTCGTACCACTGCGAACTTCCATGAATAG